A window of Opisthocomus hoazin isolate bOpiHoa1 chromosome 3, bOpiHoa1.hap1, whole genome shotgun sequence genomic DNA:
GTCTTGAAATTATATGGTCATTATAATGCAACTATCACATAAGAAGCAAcataaagaaatatatttataCAGTGAAATAAACTATCTTGTGCTCTCAGTTCATGTTGAACTTCAGCACTGTCGAACACATCTAGTACCAAAGGACTGGGATGTAAGTGAAAATACAATATACTCCAAGCATGTATTTCAAACTCCTGTTGTCTCATCACTGGGGGGGCCTTTGCTTCTTCTTGTGGCTGTTTCTGTAAGTACGTACTGCAGAACTTCTGCCTGGGTTGATCAGAAAACACAAATGCTCTGTCCTTCTAAACAATTGTTTTTCATAAGCTTcatattcaaaaaaatattttaacctgTTCTTGTCTTACAGAATGAAGTTTTTGTCATCTTCAAATACCCATGTGTTTgcagagcacagaatcacagaacagtaggggttggaagggacctctgtgggtcatctagtccaacccccctgccgaagcagggtctcctacagcaggctgcacaggaccttgtccaggcgggtcttgaatatctccagagaaggagactccacaacctccttgggcagcctgttccattgctccgtcaccctcagagggaagaagttcttcctcatgttcagatggaacttcctgtgcctcagtttgtgcccattgccccctgaaCCTGTATTAGCTATTTAGTGTAATAGTGCTGAAAGGGTCCTCAGGGCACTCAAACCTGCAACAGCCAAGTGCAAGCCACAGTAAAACACAGAGCACAGTAGGTTCCCAGGTGATTCATGCAGTTGCTCCTAAGAAGCATCTTACAGGACTATTTTAGGAAGCGTGTTTTAGCACAGAAAATGTACTAGCTAGATGTTGAGAAACAAACCATACATTACTGATACTTACAATGTAGTTGTAATTATCTGGCACCACAGAAAAGCACGATAAAACAGAATAATTCTTTCCTCCACTATCCTTTGTCCTATGTTCTCTGTTGGGCTCACTTAGTTTTATTATTCTTGTTAGTAAAAATGAAGATCCAGCACTAAAGCATTCAGGAAACACAGCACTGTCTGCATGGTAGGCCATTAAATCTTTGTAAATGAGCCCTGGAATATCATACTTTCCAATACATCATTATCCTTTTCCATGGCAGGTTGCTCTAATTGCAAACTGTCTAGATGAGATCCCACCCGTGCATTGTAAAACCACCACAAAGCGTAATTGGATGAGTCTTAACCATTCTGTGCAATAGTCAATCTCTTCTACCCCAGTGGCTTGTGGAGGTATTACAGGAAAGGACAGCTTCAATGTGTGTAAAAGAAGGTATCGGCTACTTATTTTTACAGTGATGATAAATCCTTTTGTGGATCGGGAGGAGCAGGGCATCTCCAgcaataaaaatgtcaaaaaaatccATGAAACCATTAATGACTCAAAAATGCCTTTTGTTTCAGCAGCTTCACTGAGGTGCCTGCCAGTAGCCAAACACCACACTAACACTctgttaatttccttttttccttgtatttaaactcatttttaaatcaaatttaaaCATCTTCAGTTCCTTCCTAGCTAGAGGGAGACAGAGGCGATGCACATGCTCTTCTAAATTGGACTCACAGCCGATTCTTAATTTCCTTTCGAATGCGTTAATGCAAATGGAGAACAAGGCACTCTGCATGATTACTGACAAGGGTGCAACACTTCACTGGATTTTAATTCTCGGACGAAATGTACACAACTGCTGCATAGGTTGTCAGCATGTCTCAAGGACAGCCTTGTGTCTATCCAAAGTGACTGTGGACTTCATCTCCCATGCCAGGCAGCTAGTTCCCAAATGTAGCTGCTCTTTAGAAAGCCATGAATGGCTGTCGCTACATGTGGACACGTGTCTCAACGAGTTCGCTAATGACTGTTTGCATAGGAAAATCTGGATCCAGAGTTAGTGACTGGTACGGGATTACCTGCGTGCTGCCTGTTGTTGGCATATGTTCAGGTGTTTTCCAAAATAGTGGTGCTCAGCAGCTTGTGAGGTGGGACTGTTAGGAACAGAGATATAATggacaaggttttttttttaaagaatgtttgttgcttttgtaagtttcttcttttcctgttcctcatgtgaaaaaaatcaacataacATGGAGAGGTTCAGATCTTTACAGTGTCATAAAATGGGCATTGAAAAGTCACTGGCACCAAGAGGGAGCCAAAGCAGGCACTTTGTGTAATCCAGCCCTCTCATGCACATAAGAGCAGTAGCAGCTAAATATGCCAAATTGTCAGGTAGTTTTGCTTAAGAAATATGGCACTATCTGTTCAGCAATTTCTGCTAGTTTCCCAAGAAAACTTAGTAGTTAAACATTTCTCATCAAAATAAAACTTGTTTCATCCCTGCATTCGTCTCACCTTTACTAGCTACTAACCTAGTTACTCAGGCAACTGTATAGGAAGgtttgatctctttttttttttttttttttgagttgaaaAACTTCCATGGCGATGTAACAGCTATTTATGCCTTTGAAAATTATCACTATACATTCCCATTCTTAGATATAGGAAGTTACAGCCAGCATTTACTGCAAGCACACTATCCCTCGTGGAGTTTATAACAACATTTATTACCCAATACTGTTGTATTCACTATGGGATATGTGTCTCAATGAGAAGGGAAAGTGGAGAGGGGAAGCAACTAATAGTATTTTACATATTTAGATAATTTTTTTGTCCTCAGAACTTCCCATGTCATTGTTTTTCCcctaggtcttttttttttcttttccttctggttGGAGCTTCTTTTCCTGAcagattctttcttcttttgcctcATCTTGCTTGGAGGGAGCCCATTTCAAATGACTCCCACTGTGCATATGTTGTTCCTTTAGGCTGTTACCTGAGATTTCTCTGAATAGTTCTGCCCTTCCTTCTCTGAAGTCTTTAATCCCATGAAAAATCCTTCAGTAGTGGTTCCTACAGCTGCATTCACAGTTTCTGAGACAGAAATGCAATCATCTTCTTGTACTTCCTTGGGTTATTCCCCTAGGCTGGTCCTGGATCACAGGCAGTCTGTTTGGAATGGAACAAAATGAAGACCACGCACCTTTCGGTCCGTCCTTTTCCCTCCTGGCCTGGTGAAACCGAGCCATCTTCCACTGGTTCAGGATGGCAGGCTGAATTCAGAAGGCTGAACTTGCCTCTGAAGTGTAGGGCTCATTTTAGTGGCTCTAGTTTGAAATTCAGATGGTTGAAGTGTTTTTGCACCGAAATATCTCCTGAAAGAGACTGCTACATTCAGATTACATACCATAGGAAGCCATGAGGTACTGCTGCCCTCTCTTGAATTTTCCCTGCATTGGGGAACACCGGTACAGTCACCTGTCACAGGAGACTGTCTTCTAAAATATAAAATTCCCCAGAGCCACACTGGTGAGTTTACTGTCTTTGGTTACTTTAGCATTGTAGTGTAACTTTATTCCTACTTCTCTTGAGCTTGGTATTGTGTGGGTGGTTTCTATGCatcctgtatttttcattttcaccttTTTAAATTCCAGGTTTTCCATTTAAGGTCAAagcatttaatttatttgtaaGTCTGTGGTGTTACAGTGGCACTTGGAAGTAGCCATTCTCTGTGATGCTGAAATTCCCATTAGGCTCATAGGCATCCCATGCTTTACTATGAGTACTACCTTCTGTTATTACATACTAACTATGCTCCCGATTTCTTCCCGTCCTAGGACAGAAGGGATAAATCTCTAGGCATATGTGTTTCGTTTGttttaaagaatgaaatattAGACAAGAGAATTAGAAAAACAAATGATATTAGAAAAACTGACCACACCAAACTGAAGGAATTCAAATATCCTTTTGCATCTGTAGAAACACCAACATGCCCTCACTTACAGATGTACAAGTCCTGCATGGCTCTgttcttttatttgctttcaccAATACAAAAGTCATTTTACTTGGTTCAGTGAAGACAAAGACCTGATCGTCAGTGGTTTGCAGCAATATAGAATAGCCCGATCCCccagttttgtttctgttgttggAGGTTATGACTCTGCAATATAGGCTAACTTTTCTTGGAACTGCTTGTTTTTCCGTAGGCTTTATTTCAAAGTGGAATTCAAACTGTGTTCCATGCATTACCATTTCTTACATTATTCCTCTGAATTTTTAACAGCCTTCTTTGAGTCGGCCTATGAACTTTCCCATCCCCCCAAATCCACACTTATGGTCTGCCAGTCCACAAATCAACTTTCCAGTGAATGTTTAATCAGTTTATGGCAGAAGAGTCTTTCTATGTAGGTTTCCAAAAAAGTTAGACTTACGAAAGCAGCCAGGcagtctgtgcatgtgtgtccATCTAGCTGTTTGGATATCTGGTATTTGCAACAGGACGTTTAAAACCATGCTGACGAGCATCCGCCCCCTCCAGAAGTGTAATGAAAATAGGCAGCTGTGTAGATGTCTCAGTGCAGCAGGCTTGCCTGCTGACAGTAGAAAAAACCTACGAGCCTTAGTAGACACACAAGAATCCACTCAGCAGTGAAAGAGTAGAAATACCCATACTGCAAGAAACTCTTCAGTCGACTGACATGATACAAGACCCTGAGGAATTTGATGGCAAAACACAGATCCGAGCTTTGCCGTTTCTGCAGCTTGTGGATTGCATGGTGGCTGGGGACATTAAAAGAGATGTTTGGGGCGAAAGTCTCATCTTTTCACATTCTTTGCAGGGTCACTAGTTGATGTTTAGTTAGTTGATGTCATTAATGTTGATGTTTAAATAAGTCAGATGGAATAAGCTCTAAAGGCATCTATTTTGCCTTACCAGCTGTGAAAGCAGCTAGCTCAGGTGCAGGCATCTGTGTAGCAAACACCTGTATGTGCATGCAGCCCAGTGcatcccacatccatgatctatCTGAAGGGGGACAGGAACAGGACATTTCTGGAGGGAGGGTTTCTTCTGTCGCTACACTCCACTCAAACTCACTGATGTCAGATATTAAGGAGCCCTAGGTTCAACCCCTGCCACCACTGGGGGACAAGGCCTGCTCCAAGTCACCACGGTGGATGCAGATGTGGCAGCTGTTAGTGTGACTGTGCCGGTGCGCTCCAGCGAGCTGTTAGGGTCCATGCAACTCAGCCACTGTGGTTGCAGGGGGAAATGTGTTCGGTAGAGAAAAGCACATGGCCACCCCTACCAGGACTGTCAGCCTTCCTGTGTGAACCTCTTCTGATTTCTTAAAAAGGGTGGCTTaagctatttatttttatagGAAGATCTACTGTGAGCTAACAGGTAAGCTCCAGAAGCATGTATTTCGGTAATTAGCCCAGCCTGTTGCTAAATTAGATGTATCGATCAAGTGTTCAAAAGAGACTTCGTAGTACTAAATGTGGCTTTGTCGTGAGCACGCACCATCATCCTTGCTGCTGTTGCAATGGgaatgggctgggctgggctgtcgcTGCGTTGTAAGCTCTACTTCTTTCCATGTCTGCAGGATTTCACACTCCCACCTCCAGGGATGCCGAGGAGAACAGCATTGAGCAGGAGTGTTCCTCCTGGCCTCAGTACCCACAAGATGGCCACCTCAGGCAGCAGGAACTGGTGGGGCAAGGCAGACCCTTTCGGTGTGGTGGCTGCCTCCTTGGCGCGCCAACTGTCGGACCAGCAGAAGATGAGCGAGTCACCTCTCAGCCAGTTCAGAGGGGTGTATTTACCTCCTGCCCTGCACCCTTTAAACAAGACGCTAGTCAAGGGTGGCAAGTGGAAGGATGTGGATAGTGCCCAGGAAAAGCGCAGGTCCTTCCTGCATGACTTCTGTAAGAAATACAACAGCAGAAAGAAGCTGAGAACCCACCTCGTGCACCTGGTCTCAAGAATTTATGTGGAGGACAGGCACAAGGTGCTGTACTGCGAAGTGCCGAAAGCAGGCTGCTCCAATTGGAAAAGGGTCCTCATGGTGCTCAATGGACTTGCTGCTTCAGCACACAACATCTCCCACGATGATGTGCACTACGGAAAGCATCTAAGGAAACTGGACAGTTATGACCTAAAAGGGATATACACACGTTTGAACACGTACACCAAGACTATATTTGTACGTGATCCTATGGAAAGACTGGTATCGGCCTTCAGGGATAAGTTTGAACATCCGAACAGCTATTACCATCCAGTCTTTGGGAAGGCAATAATTAAGAAGTATAGACATAATGCAAATGAAGAGGCAATGAAAACGGGATCAGGGGTTAAGTTCAAGGAGTTTATCCAGTATTTGTTAGATTCCCATCGCCCAGTAGGAATGGACATTCATTGGGAGAAAGTCAGTAAGCTCTGCTATCCCTGCCTCATCAACTATGATTTTATAGGAAAGTTTGAAACTCTGGAAGAAGACGCCAATTACTTTTTGCAGCTGGTAGGTGCTCCAGCCAAGCTGAAGTTTCctaaattcaaagacagacattCCTCTGATGAGAGAACAAGTGCAGAAGTAGTGAGGCAATACTTAAAGGAATTGTCTAAGGAGGAGAGACAGCTGACCTATGACTTCTATTACTTGGATTACTTAATGTTCAATTATACATCACCAATTGTATAGCACCTGAATAACTTCAGGCTTCTATTAGGTATTTATCAATTTGGGATTCAAAACAACTACTTTGATATTAGCTCTGAAAGGAAACAAAGTTACTGCTAAGTGCAGTTGTCTTGACTTAGTGGGGATTTTACAAGCTAGAGTGACATCAATTGACATTAAATTATaggaaaatgcacaaaaaaaagaCCTGTAAACAGCATAAATTCAACTAAAATGCCTGAAAAAGCTGCTTTTACCATTATGGATTATACTGTGGAAGAGGTAGCGCAGCCAGCTGTTGCATTAGCTTAGCTAATGTTCTTATAATGATTTAAGAAATAAGCGTTTAGAGTAGCATGATTCTTTTTTGGTGTGTCTGCTTTAGAAATTGTTTTTGAAACTatttttgaatgtattttttacttttcatcACTTATTAAATAAAGAAGCATTGGCTAGTTTTCTAAAATGTTTGCAGCATTCTCCGTTGCAAGGCTTGGTTGTTTCTCTGCCACTAGACTGTAGCTGGTTTTAGACCTGATTGGTTTTTATTGAAGGATGTTCTTGAATACAAATGTGTAAAACTATGAATAACACAGCAACTCAACTGTTAAGCAGAGTTAAGTCTGGGTAAGCCTGCAATCTGAAGTCATGGTCCACTACCCTGTTTTGACTGATGCACTAGAGTTGACAAACATGACCCTCCTTTCAGAGAACTGCCATGTACATTAAAATTAACAATTTAAAGTGCAGTCAACCACATAATGCATAATGTGGTCCCAATATTCAAGATAGTCTTCATCTTTATTGACAGGGCAAAGTCCCTGGTAGCCATGGGAAGTTATAAGGTCTGTACTGAGAAGCAACTTCACTGCAACTACTGTAACCGCTCTTGAAGTGCCAGTGTCTGATCTTCAGTCCAGCTCCCGGCAGTTTGTTGCACAGAAGGTGTGTATGCCCATTCCCTCCCAAATCCACGGACTGGTTTTGTCTCCAGAGCTTCCTGAAGTCACCTGTGTTTTGCTGTCCTTCCTGCCTTGTCAGCAGCCAGCAGACCCTGGAGGAGGTGAATGCTGCAGTGTTGTGTGGTGGGATGGGTATTGGTGATTCGCCCTAGAGGCAGTTATGTCCAGAGTCCCACAGTCTTGGTTATAAAAGGAAAAAGtaccttctctcctcctcttccctcttctcccacaAGCCCTGTCTGACCAATGCATGTCGTTGTTCCTGCAACCTGCGGTTGCACATGGTGTCATAGTATGGGTGGCCAGGGTGTCCCAGGAAGAGGAGAAATGTCTGCAAAATGGATAGGGAGAAATCCCTATGCCTTTCCAAAATAAAGATGACACTTATTCTTTGCTTCCTGGAGTGGTTTGGGGTATCTTGCTCCAGTATCTTAAGTTGTAGAATAGGGAAGGAACCTGGCAGAAAACCGATGCAAGTAAAATGTCACAGaattcacagaatggttggggttggaagggacctctgggcatcacctaatccaaccccccctgccaaagcagggtcacctagagcaggctgcacaggaccacatccaggtgggttttgaatatctccagagaaggagacttgtGTTCAGA
This region includes:
- the CHST9 gene encoding carbohydrate sulfotransferase 9 isoform X1 — translated: MNLRQVFVSVLMFGVAGLLLFMYLQAWIEEQHTESGEKSKQQIINQDLEFHLLMASAVTLTFTSATSPSMFDFTLPPPGMPRRTALSRSVPPGLSTHKMATSGSRNWWGKADPFGVVAASLARQLSDQQKMSESPLSQFRGVYLPPALHPLNKTLVKGGKWKDVDSAQEKRRSFLHDFCKKYNSRKKLRTHLVHLVSRIYVEDRHKVLYCEVPKAGCSNWKRVLMVLNGLAASAHNISHDDVHYGKHLRKLDSYDLKGIYTRLNTYTKTIFVRDPMERLVSAFRDKFEHPNSYYHPVFGKAIIKKYRHNANEEAMKTGSGVKFKEFIQYLLDSHRPVGMDIHWEKVSKLCYPCLINYDFIGKFETLEEDANYFLQLVGAPAKLKFPKFKDRHSSDERTSAEVVRQYLKELSKEERQLTYDFYYLDYLMFNYTSPIV
- the CHST9 gene encoding carbohydrate sulfotransferase 9 isoform X3; protein product: MNLRQVFVSVLMFGVAGLLLFMYLQAWIEEQHTESGEKSKQQIINQDLEFHLLMASAVTLTFTSATSPSMFDFTLPPPGMPRRTALSRSVPPGLSTHKMATSGSRNWWGKADPFGVVAASLARQLSDQQKMSESPLSQFRGVYLPPALHPLNKTLVKGGKWKDVDSAQEKRRSFLHDFCKKYNSRKKLRTHLVHLVSRIYVEDRHKVLYCEVPKAGCSNWKRVLMVLNGLAASAHNISHDDVHYGKHLRKLDSYDLKGIYTRLNTYTKTIFVRDPMERLVSAFRDKFEHPNSYYHPVFGKAIIKKYRHNANEEAMKTGSGVKFKEFIQYLLDSHRPVGMDIHWEKVSKLCYPCLINYDFIGKFETLEEDANYFLQLGKVPGSHGKL
- the CHST9 gene encoding carbohydrate sulfotransferase 9 isoform X2, producing the protein MNLRQVFVSVLMFGVAGLLLFMYLQAWIEEQHTESGEKSKQQIINQDFTLPPPGMPRRTALSRSVPPGLSTHKMATSGSRNWWGKADPFGVVAASLARQLSDQQKMSESPLSQFRGVYLPPALHPLNKTLVKGGKWKDVDSAQEKRRSFLHDFCKKYNSRKKLRTHLVHLVSRIYVEDRHKVLYCEVPKAGCSNWKRVLMVLNGLAASAHNISHDDVHYGKHLRKLDSYDLKGIYTRLNTYTKTIFVRDPMERLVSAFRDKFEHPNSYYHPVFGKAIIKKYRHNANEEAMKTGSGVKFKEFIQYLLDSHRPVGMDIHWEKVSKLCYPCLINYDFIGKFETLEEDANYFLQLVGAPAKLKFPKFKDRHSSDERTSAEVVRQYLKELSKEERQLTYDFYYLDYLMFNYTSPIV